The genomic stretch cagatctagatctagtgtctcgcactcttgcaccgtgtcacctatgcctactgtgtgtgtgtgtatgtgtgacggagtgattgagtttgtgttactgtttgtcgtgAGCCTTGGAGGCTTCGCCTCTTCTTTTGTGTTATTTTCCCTCCATGCATGTATAATTGTTGTGTAATTGCCATGGTATCTTTACTGATCTTTCAAAGCATGATGTTATGCCAACTTTGTAATTTCTCGGAGCCCCTCACAAAAACCTTACTGTCAGGTCAGTTAGATTAACTCTGAAAATTTGCGTTGGTACAGATGCGGCAGGGGGCCGCAAAGCTGAAGCATTTTGGCCTTGTAAATATGAATGTAAGACAGTCGGCCCTGTACGACTGTGGAGAGGCGGACTAGGCACCGGACCGtcctgcagacctgccaacTCCCCTGCAGTGAGAGGAAATGTATCTGGCCCACAAGGAAATCGCTGGACACCAAGCTAGGGGGGAGCACCGACAAGACCTCGGACTGACAGCCCAATTTGTCAACATCAAGGGCCAACGAAATTTGACACAAGCATCAGCGAACGCTTAAGAAGAAGTGAACACTGCGTCAATGGAATTGTTCATGATGTCCAGGTAAGGAGCTCACCTGCTAAAGGCTGTAGTTGCCGCAGCTTGTCCAGCAGGAGTTGGTTGTCTTTCATCTGCACAGCGATCTGCGACTGGAGTCCATTGATTCGATCCTCCATCCCCCGCTCTTCTTCCAGCTCCTGTCGCAGTGAAATGGACGTTTTAAacgttaaggccaaaaaaaaacaaatagtcTGTTTTCGGTAACATAGGTCGGGATTCTTTTTTTcctccccaaaaaacatatttataagttattttgccaaaaaacaaagactttttttccccccaaatgccccaaaaaagtctagggtcgcgcgaaaaaatagggtcggtcgggataccgtaaacagactatttttgtttgttggcctAACCATAAAATGTTTGCCCACGACTGTTCACAGGGTTTTATTTTTGCTACTCTAGCTGCAGGCTATTTTTAGCCCCCATCCTTTCCCCACAGCAGAGATAACACAGCAGCTAGTAGCTCCCTCCGTGCTAAGCACAGAGAAGGCCTATCTCCCAGTATAGTGAGTTAAACAGGTGTGAcaagggaggctaccgctcctttcacagcagactctgcacccgagttgttggcctttaaaagtcaacacccgtggattgtgagattctgtttgtgatggggtctggtggtttccgattgtctgtatgtattttatagggctaagaaattagccctaacattttcaaacctgtttgattacACTTCGCTTCTCGAGGTGATCggagtgtttcggcacacggttacacagGCAAGCAAGCTTAACTGTTTGCTGGCTGCAGCTGCTGGTAGCCAAAAAATTCCCTCTGCCGGGCTACTTTTAACTCACACCAAaacacaagctaggaacagccgTGTGCCGTGTGAACAGTCATGTTGATCATCACAGATGTGTAGCCAGGTTTTTACGCAGAatgagagcatctttccactttaACACATTCCAAAAGTCAACATCAACGACCTTTAACAAAATTATTTAAAAAGGACAAAACTCAATTTTGCTGACTGTGCAGGGAAAGATAGTCTTCtatgcaggcatgggaattgaaaattgtaagaaaggctgaacatttattactgaagacgcgaagcgtcaagtcgacggcgcgaagcgcctagccttactaggggggtccgggggcatgcccccccggaaaaaattttctccaaagaacccagatggtgcaatctggtgtcatctgagctccaagtttgcaattaaattctgtttttagagtcagagtttttagtatcaatttttgcttttttgaagaaaaaaaatatatacatgtattatatggtttaaatttgttaaaaaattgatctgttgagacaaacaggaaaatgtaacttgtaacacaatctgtgcaatctggtttactttcaataaaagttcaagtaactgaggtTCAAGTAGccgtgcgtgaacaaagtacggacagttttcgcgggcttttgcgcaaagacAAAAGtgaccggtgctttttttgtgtgcctcccccctttattttttcggcggacactttcgctttttcggcggaacaaaaaaataattcggcggacaattctcATGCCTGTCTATGACGTCAATGGGACACAGCTCACACAAGTTACAGCCAAAAATAAGCTACATACACCTGggtagaaaaaaagacagactcTAATATAATCCTTAAAATAAACCAGTCACATGAAGCAAAACTCCTACTACATGtattagtcaatctgtcaaactcacagaatatGAAATTTAACAGACTGCATTTTTGTCAGCAAAACATTATATAGCTTGGTCCCCCATGACCATGCGCCAAGAAAGTGCTGGAAACGAGCATgctgtcaaaacttgactaaaatgtgaaaaagaaagaaaattaacCAACCAACCCTAATTTTTTGGTGCttttttttggtcaaaaacaaacattcatGCTTTTCGGCCTTGctttacacagacagacagactgacacaataCACTGGttccacccttttaagaccgccaaaaatctgaaaaaatcgtgtcttaaaaagggggtaatTTAACAGAGTTtcagaacagaaaatctgaaaaaatcgtgtcttaaaaagggggtaatTTAACAGAGTTtcagaacagaaaatctgagaaaacacggtcttaaaaaggagggagtcttaaattggggggtggggtgggttggggggggggggggtcttaaaatgggaattCCACTGTACCTTGTCTGCATTTCTGTTGACTAGGGAGTAGTAGGTGAGGATGTTCCATGACAGGAAGACGCACACGCCGACCAGCACCAGGTGTGTCCGCCTCAATCGAGGCATTATGCCAACCACTGACCGCAATGCACAGCGCTCCCCCGCACCCacatctgaaaaataaatatttggGAAAGTAAGTTTCATTTAATGGTTTACATGACCTCAAACTGACAGCCCACtttgtcaacatcacgggccaacaAATTTTGACACAACCATCtttgaacgctgaagaagagaCACGTCAACCATCATTGAACTCTGAAGAAGAGACACAACCATcattgaacgctgaagaagagaCACAACCATCATTGAACTCTGAAGAAGAGACACAACCATCATTGAACTCTGAAGAAGAGACACAACCATCATTGAACTCTGAAGAAGAGACACAACCATCATTGAACACTGAAGAAGAGACACAACCATCATTGAACTCTGAAGAAGAGACACAACCATCATTGAACTCTGAAGAAGAGACACAACCATCATTGAACTCTGAAGAAGAGACACAACCATCATTGAACTCTGAAGAAGAGACACAACCATCATTGAACTCTGAAGAAGAGACACAACCATCATTGAACTCTGAAGAAGAGACACAACCATCATTGAACTCTGAAGAAGAGACACAACCATCATTGAACACTGAAGAAGAGACACAACCATCATTGAACTCTGAAGAAGAGACACAACCATCATTGAACTCTGAAGAAGAGACACAACCATTATTGAACACTAAAGAAGAGACGTCAACCATCATTGAACTCTGAAGAAGAGACACAACCATCATTGAACTCTGAAGAAGAGACACAACCATCATTGAACTCTGAAGAAGAGACACAACCATCATTGAACTCTGAAGAAGAGACACAACCATCATTGAACTCTGAAGAAGAGACACAACCATCATTGAACTCTgaatggtttttttgtttttgcttaacgcccagtccaccacgaagggtgatatcagggcggtgctgctttgacatttaacgtgcgccacacacaagacagaagtcagaagtcgcagcacaggcttcatgtctcacccagtcacattattctgacaccggaccaaccagtcctagcactaaccccataatgccagacgccaggcggagcagccactagattgccaattttaaagtcttaggtatgacccggccggggttcgaacccacgacctcccgcccactgggcggacgccttaccactaggccaccgtgttgcagTATTGAACTCTGAAGAAGAGACATAACCATcattgaacgctgaagaagaaatgATTAACATGTTTCATTTTCAATAATTTATTGTCCCATATCTGGGAAATTCgggtggcttcctccca from Littorina saxatilis isolate snail1 linkage group LG16, US_GU_Lsax_2.0, whole genome shotgun sequence encodes the following:
- the LOC138949928 gene encoding dentin matrix acidic phosphoprotein 1-like produces the protein MPTTDPHFVNITGQQILTQPSLNAEEETRQPSLNSEEETQPSLNAEEETQPSLNSEEETQPSLNSEEETQPSLNSEEETQPSLNTEEETQPSLNSEEETQPSLNSEEETQPSLNSEEETQPSLNSEEETQPSLNSEEETQPSLNSEEETQPSLNSEEETQPSLNTEEETQPSLNSEEETQPSLNSEEETQPLLNTKEETSTIIEL